A single Thermoanaerobacterium sp. RBIITD DNA region contains:
- a CDS encoding FAD:protein FMN transferase, with the protein MNHITEKFLAIMLISVISFSLIACGNDDKQYTRTDFMMDTVMQVTAYGKNAKKAVDESMNRIKVIDNQMSSQKDGSDIQKINNNSGKDFVKVNPDTLYVIKTALKYGKISDGNFDITIAPLVNLWGIGTKNAHIPPDNQIKDAMKLINYRDVLLNEKDNEVKLKRPGMAIDLGGIAKGYTADEIENIMKKYGVKHALLNLGGSSVYMLGSKPDGSNWNIGIQDPFGDKGKYFAIVSGKDMLIDTSGNYERYFIKDGKRYHHILNPYTGYPAESGVVSTTIVSSNIKSIDADALSTITFILGVDKGMKLIESMPGVDAIFVTPDYKVYATSGLKGKLKITDTRFKLYENR; encoded by the coding sequence ATGAACCATATAACTGAAAAGTTTCTAGCAATTATGTTAATTTCAGTGATTTCTTTTTCATTGATTGCTTGTGGAAATGATGATAAGCAATATACAAGAACGGATTTTATGATGGACACTGTGATGCAAGTTACAGCATATGGAAAGAATGCTAAAAAAGCTGTTGATGAATCTATGAACAGAATAAAAGTGATAGATAATCAAATGAGCAGTCAAAAAGATGGAAGTGATATACAAAAAATAAATAATAATTCTGGAAAAGATTTCGTAAAAGTGAATCCTGATACACTTTATGTCATAAAAACAGCATTGAAATATGGCAAAATTAGCGATGGGAATTTTGATATAACAATTGCACCACTTGTAAATTTGTGGGGAATTGGCACAAAAAATGCCCATATTCCACCAGATAATCAGATTAAAGATGCCATGAAACTTATAAATTATAGAGATGTTTTATTGAATGAAAAAGATAACGAGGTAAAATTAAAACGCCCAGGTATGGCAATAGACTTAGGTGGTATTGCTAAAGGCTATACCGCTGATGAAATTGAAAACATAATGAAAAAATACGGCGTTAAACATGCTCTTTTAAACCTTGGTGGAAGCAGTGTTTATATGCTTGGGTCAAAACCAGATGGTTCAAATTGGAATATTGGTATTCAGGATCCATTTGGCGATAAAGGGAAATATTTCGCAATAGTTTCTGGCAAAGATATGCTTATAGATACATCCGGTAATTATGAAAGATACTTTATTAAGGATGGTAAAAGATATCATCATATATTAAATCCTTATACAGGATATCCGGCAGAAAGCGGTGTTGTAAGTACGACCATAGTTTCTTCTAATATTAAATCTATCGATGCCGATGCATTATCTACGATAACATTTATTCTTGGCGTTGATAAAGGTATGAAGCTTATTGAGAGTATGCCTGGTGTTGATGCTATTTTTGTTACACCAGATTATAAAGTGTATGCAACATCCGGACTCAAAGGGAAATTAAAAATAACAGATACGAGGTTTAAACTGTATGAAAATAGGTGA
- a CDS encoding NusG domain II-containing protein has product MKIGDKILIGVLIVTSIISGYFTYYKAFNRNGSKVIIEVNGTKYQELSLNIDKTITIHNGKHINIVEIKNGRVRMEEADCHDQICVKTGWIDKEGQQIVCLPNRVVVRVIGNKGEVDDVVY; this is encoded by the coding sequence ATGAAAATAGGTGATAAAATCTTAATAGGCGTATTGATTGTAACTTCAATCATTTCGGGATACTTCACATATTATAAGGCATTTAACAGGAATGGCAGCAAGGTAATAATAGAAGTAAACGGAACGAAATATCAAGAATTGTCACTTAACATCGATAAGACTATTACAATTCATAATGGCAAACACATAAATATAGTAGAAATAAAAAATGGAAGAGTTAGAATGGAGGAGGCTGATTGTCACGATCAAATCTGTGTTAAGACAGGATGGATTGATAAAGAAGGGCAGCAAATTGTATGTCTTCCAAACAGAGTTGTTGTCAGAGTTATAGGTAATAAAGGTGAAGTCGATGATGTAGTATATTAA